One window from the genome of Alnus glutinosa chromosome 13, dhAlnGlut1.1, whole genome shotgun sequence encodes:
- the LOC133854251 gene encoding reticulon-like protein B1, whose product MAEEHKHDEPKAEHLVEEKVTEKIHSHGDASSSSSSSDSEDEKKSRASPSSMESKVYRLFGREKPVHKVLGGGKPADVFLWRNKKISGGVLVGATALWVLFELFEYHLLTLVCHILILVLAVLFLWSNASTFINKRPPRIPEFHIPEEPVLQIAAALRAEINCAFSVLRDIASGRELKKFLSVIAGLWILSVVGKWCNFLTLFYIAFVLLNTLPVLYEKYERQVDSFAEKAHGEIKKQYVVFDGKVLSKIPMGPLKDRKKD is encoded by the exons ATGGCGGAGGAGCATAAGCACGATGAGCCGAAGGCGGAGCATTTGGTGGAGGAGAAGGTAACGGAGAAGATCCACAGCCACGGTGATGCGTCGTCTTCGTCGTCGTCGTCCGATTCGGAGGACGAGAAGAAGAGCCGCGCTTCTCCTTCGTCGATGGAGTCGAAGGTGTACAGGCTCTTTGGGAGAGAAAAGCCTGTGCACAAGGTTTTAGGTGGTGGCAAAC CTGCCGATGTTTTCTTGTGGAGGAACAAGAAGATATCAGGAGGAGTGCTTGTTGGCGCAACTGCTCTATGGGTTCTGTTTGAATTGTTTGAATACCACTTGCTTACTCTGGTTTGCCACATCTTGATTCTGGTTCTTGCGGTTCTGTTTTTGTGGTCCAATGCATCCACCTTCATCAATAA GAGGCCACCACGTATTCCGGAATTTCATATCCCCGAAGAACCAGTTCTACAGATTGCTGCTGCACTGAGGGCAGAGATCAATTGTGCTTTTTCTGTTTTGCGTGATATTGCATCGGGAAGAGAATTGAAGAAGTTCCTATCT GTGATTGCTGGCTTGTGGATTTTGTCTGTTGTGGGGAAATGGTGCAACTTCTTGACCTTGTTCTACATAG CATTTGTTTTGCTAAACACATTGCCGGTGCTCTATGAGAAGTATGAGCGTCAGGTGGACTCATTTGCTGAGAAGGCCCATGGTGAGATCAAGAAGCAGTACGTAGTTTTCGATGGAAAGGTTCTGAGCAAGATTCCTATGGGGCCATTGAAGGATAGGAAGAAGGATTAG